In Capra hircus breed San Clemente chromosome 26, ASM170441v1, whole genome shotgun sequence, the following are encoded in one genomic region:
- the CC2D2B gene encoding protein CC2D2B isoform X2 yields MIIEKHEDRCFKSCSAHSYIRKNWLGSIVFPFSALLQQSEFSDQIDVLERARIFTKACKALFPKRRITTTVFNDEGIQILVIRYIKALNPPQQLLDMFLHDSNARLDLVAHFVSLIPIMPDALDENDGFDIWMTSERCISLAIGNKEEHAILLCNFFLYFGKKALVLLGTSVLEGPVAYVLTQETDEYLLWNPLTGQCHKQFDPFCPLQGVDCLFDGENVWFNLQQNNSPMAVYFDYSKESFWKQLLPKNYQGTKTQSIQVTGFPIQMPYTDVQSVIDAVYQTGIHSSEFPQTEFALAVYIHPYPNNILSVWVYLASLARHQ; encoded by the exons ATGATTATTGAAAAGCATGAG gatCGCTGTTTCAAGAGCTGCAGTGCTCATTCATATATAAGAAAGAATTGGCTTGGATCCATTGTCTTCCCTTTCTCTGCTCTCCTACAACAATCTGAG TTTTCAGATCAAATAGACGTTTTGGAGAGAGCACGGATTTTTACAAAAGCTTGTAAGGCGTTATTTCCTAAACGAAGAATCACCACTACTGTTTTTAATGATGAAGGGATACAGATCTTAGTGATAAGATACATCAAGGCATTGAATCCACCTCAACAACTCCTGGATATGTTTCTTCATGATTCTAATGCAAGACTT GACCTTGTTGCTCACTTTGTATCTTTGATTCCCATTATGCCTGATGCACTGGATGAAAATGATGGTTTTGATATATGGATGACATCAGAG CGCTGCATCAGTTTAGCTATTGGAAATAAGGAGGAGCATGCCATACTTCTCTGTAATTTCTTCCTGTATTTTGGAAAGAAAGCTTTGGTCCTTCTAGGAACCTCAGTGTTGGAA GGGCCCGTGGCGTATGTATTAACTCAGGAAACTGATGAATATTTGCTTTGGAATCCATTAACTGGACAGTGTCATAAGCAGTTTGACCCATTTTGTCCGTTACAAGGTGTAGATTGTTTGTTTGATGGTGAAAAC GTATGGTTTAATCTTCAGCAGAATAATTCACCAATGGCTGTGTATTTTGACTATTCAAAGGAAAGTTTCTGGAAACAGTTGCTTCCAAAAAATTATCAAGGAACAAAAACACAAAGCATTCAG GTCACAGGATTTCCTATCCAGATGCCATACACTGATGTACAGTCAGTTATTGATGCTGTGTATCAAACTGGAATTCATTCTTCTGAATTTCCACAGACAGAATTTGCTCTAGCTGTGTACATTCACCCCTACCCAAACAACATATTATCTGTGTGGGTCTATTTGGCTTCATTAGCTCGAcatcagtga
- the CC2D2B gene encoding protein CC2D2B isoform X1 codes for MIIEKHEDRCFKSCSAHSYIRKNWLGSIVFPFSALLQQSEFSDQIDVLERARIFTKACKALFPKRRITTTVFNDEGIQILVIRYIKALNPPQQLLDMFLHDSNARLDLVAHFVSLIPIMPDALDENDGFDIWMTSERCISLAIGNKEEHAILLCNFFLYFGKKALVLLGTSVLEGPVAYVLTQETDEYLLWNPLTGQCHKQFDPFCPLQGVDCLFDGENVWFNLQQNNSPMAVYFDYSKESFWKQLLPKNYQGTKTQSIQPEEIIYSDTNKSMVEDLKNRIERTLKCKIMEWRPKQPTRWNRQCTFILRQILPKLELGTGSFVSSEEESEFERLLQFYWVTGFPIQMPYTDVQSVIDAVYQTGIHSSEFPQTEFALAVYIHPYPNNILSVWVYLASLARHQ; via the exons ATGATTATTGAAAAGCATGAG gatCGCTGTTTCAAGAGCTGCAGTGCTCATTCATATATAAGAAAGAATTGGCTTGGATCCATTGTCTTCCCTTTCTCTGCTCTCCTACAACAATCTGAG TTTTCAGATCAAATAGACGTTTTGGAGAGAGCACGGATTTTTACAAAAGCTTGTAAGGCGTTATTTCCTAAACGAAGAATCACCACTACTGTTTTTAATGATGAAGGGATACAGATCTTAGTGATAAGATACATCAAGGCATTGAATCCACCTCAACAACTCCTGGATATGTTTCTTCATGATTCTAATGCAAGACTT GACCTTGTTGCTCACTTTGTATCTTTGATTCCCATTATGCCTGATGCACTGGATGAAAATGATGGTTTTGATATATGGATGACATCAGAG CGCTGCATCAGTTTAGCTATTGGAAATAAGGAGGAGCATGCCATACTTCTCTGTAATTTCTTCCTGTATTTTGGAAAGAAAGCTTTGGTCCTTCTAGGAACCTCAGTGTTGGAA GGGCCCGTGGCGTATGTATTAACTCAGGAAACTGATGAATATTTGCTTTGGAATCCATTAACTGGACAGTGTCATAAGCAGTTTGACCCATTTTGTCCGTTACAAGGTGTAGATTGTTTGTTTGATGGTGAAAAC GTATGGTTTAATCTTCAGCAGAATAATTCACCAATGGCTGTGTATTTTGACTATTCAAAGGAAAGTTTCTGGAAACAGTTGCTTCCAAAAAATTATCAAGGAACAAAAACACAAAGCATTCAG CCTGAAGAAATAATTTATTCTGATACTAATAAGAGCATGGTAGAAGATCTAAAGAACAG GATTGAAAGAACTCTGAAGTGTAAAATAATGGAATGGCGGCCTAAACAGCCAACACGTTGGAATAGACAGTGTACTTTCATTTTACGACAGATTCTTCCTAAACTAGAACTTGGTACTGGAAGCTTTGTTTCATCTGAAGAAGAGAGTGAATTTGAAAGACTACTGCAATTTTATTGG GTCACAGGATTTCCTATCCAGATGCCATACACTGATGTACAGTCAGTTATTGATGCTGTGTATCAAACTGGAATTCATTCTTCTGAATTTCCACAGACAGAATTTGCTCTAGCTGTGTACATTCACCCCTACCCAAACAACATATTATCTGTGTGGGTCTATTTGGCTTCATTAGCTCGAcatcagtga